GTGCTACTCAACGTCCTGGGCGCCGCCCTGGTCGTGGCACTGCCCCCCGTGCGCCGCGGGCTCATCGCCCTGGCCAAACTGACAGCCCGGACCTGCGACCGCGGCTACGGGGCAGCACTCGGTTCCCTCATCGGGTGCTACTTCCTGCTGCCCGCCGCAGGCCTCCTAGTCGCGGGACTCAGCTAGGCATCCCGGCGCCGCAGCACCACCATTCCCAGCACAAAAATGGCCACCGCCCAGACGGCAAAATAGGCGCCGTGAAGCCACAGCGGCCACGTCGAGGTATCGGTCCAGCTCAGCGTGGCCGCCGCATCCTGCGCGTCTGCCATGCCTTGGGTGCCCGTCAGGAACGAACTCAAGTGATGGAAAGGCGAATACTCCGCAATCCGCGGCCCCACCCGCGGCACCAGGCGCACCACATTTTCAATGGCCAGCGGCCACAGCAGCGCCAACGCCACCGCACCGGCCGTGTTGCGCAACAGCCACGCCAACCCCTGACCCATGATGACCAACAAGACCGTGCTCACGGGAAACGCCCACAAGAAGCGCACCGCATCCGGGCCCGACAACGAATACGTGGTGATGTTGTCCCCCGTGGCAAGCAGCCCCACGGACAGCACCACAACAACGGCGATCTCCGTGAGAATCACCGCAAAGAGCGCCACGGTGAGCAGCTTGCCCACCGCCACCGTCACCCGGCGCGGCAACGCCAGGAAGGTAGGCGACTGGGTGGAATAGCGATACTCCCCGGTCACGGTGATCACCGAATGAACCAGCAGGACATACACGCCGATCATCGCCAGCGGTATCACCATGTCTATCGGCGAGATCACCATGGGGTGTTCCGCGGAGGCAAAGCTGGTCATCGCGAGCATCGCGGCACCGCTCATGCCAATGCCAATCAACAAATACAGCGCAGAGAGCCAATACACGGCCGGCGTGGAGCGCAGCTTGATGGCCTCCGCGCTCATCGCATGGAACACGTTTTTCACTTCGCGGACTCCTCCTCGCCAGTGGCGTGATACTCCACCGCATGACCAGTGGTTTGCATGAACACATCCTCCAACGAGGCCTGCTGCACCGCCAGCTCCGTCAACGGAATCGCATTGTCATAGGCCACCATGCCCACCTCATCAGTGGTGGTGTTATCCGCCACCAACACGGGCCGACCCTGCGCGTCAGTAGTAGCGGTGACGGAAATGCCCGCGGTGGTGAGGGCGGCGTCGAGAAGCTCCATCGCCGCACTGCGCACCACCACCTTCGCCTCAGAATGCGCGGACACGAACTCCGCGGTCGTGGTATCGGCGATGAGCGCCCCGCGGCCAATGACCACCAGGCGCTCCGCCGTCTGCGCCATCTCCGAGAGCAGGTGCGAGCTGACCAGTACCGCCCGGCCCTCGCTAGCAAGCCGGCGCAGCAACAACCGCACCCAGCGAATACCCTCCGGATCCAGACCATTAACCGGCTCATCGAGCACCAACGCCGCAGGATCCCCCAGCAGCGCCGCCGCCAAACCCAACCGCTGGCGCATGCCCAAGGAAAAGCCCCCGACACGCTTGGAGGCCACATCCTCCAAACCGACCAGACCTAAAACCTCATCAACCCGCGACCGCGAAATGCCACCGGCTGCAGCAATCCAGCGCAAATGCGAACGGGCGCTACGCCGCGGATGCAACGCAGAAGCATCCAACAGCGCGCCCACCTCCCGCAACGGCTGCTCAAGGCGACGGTACGGCTTGCCATTAATCGTCGCGGTGCCCGCCGAAGGATTGTCCAACCCCACGATCATCCGCATAGTGGTGGACTTGCCGGCCCCATTCGGGCCCAGGAAGCCGGTGACCACCCCCGGTTGAACGTCAAAGGTCAACTCATCAACGGCACGCACCGACCCATACGTCTTGGACAGTGCCTGAACTTCAATCACGCCCACCAGAGTGCCATAACTTTGCCATCCCTGACCGCACATGCACACGCCACTACCCCCGCCGCCCGCCGTGCTACACCAAAGCACGCACCCGCCGCTCCACCCGATCCAAAGAACGGGCGAAGGCCGGCAACAAGTCCAACTGGCGCACCCGATCCAAAGGAACCCACCGCAACTCCAGGGACTCCTCATTGGCCCGGGTGGGCAACTCCCCGCCGCCCACCGTCGTGGCCAGCACCGTGGTATACGTCCACTGCCCCGCCAGATGCGGGCGCGCCGGATCCGCGGCAAAAGGACCGGCAGTGACTAGCTCATCGCGCACCCGCACCGCGGCGCAATCAATCGCCGTCTCCTCGCGCGCCTCCCGCAACGCCGCCTGCGCGGCGCTTTCCTGCGAATCCCGCGCACCCCCGGGCAACGCCCACGTACCACCCGACGCCGTCCACAGGGCCCGATGCTGCATGAGCACCCGCGGCGTTGGGCCTGCGGCAGCGATAAGGAACAACCCCGCAGCGCCGAACCTGCCCCACAGCTGACTCTCCCCCGGGCCTGCCGCCCAACCATTACCATCGCCGCGCATACCCCCGATTATGCCCCCGACATTGCCCAGGCGCCTCCCCACAGGTTCCCCCCAAGCCCCTCGAGACACCTTTATGCACCCACGGGCCCACACTCCGCTCGCCCCGAACGGGTGCCCAGCATAGTGGTCACCTGAGTGTTCGGCGGTTACCCTTGAGGAATGAGCGGCGAGGAAC
Above is a genomic segment from Corynebacterium uberis containing:
- a CDS encoding ATP-binding cassette domain-containing protein, with the translated sequence MIEVQALSKTYGSVRAVDELTFDVQPGVVTGFLGPNGAGKSTTMRMIVGLDNPSAGTATINGKPYRRLEQPLREVGALLDASALHPRRSARSHLRWIAAAGGISRSRVDEVLGLVGLEDVASKRVGGFSLGMRQRLGLAAALLGDPAALVLDEPVNGLDPEGIRWVRLLLRRLASEGRAVLVSSHLLSEMAQTAERLVVIGRGALIADTTTAEFVSAHSEAKVVVRSAAMELLDAALTTAGISVTATTDAQGRPVLVADNTTTDEVGMVAYDNAIPLTELAVQQASLEDVFMQTTGHAVEYHATGEEESAK
- a CDS encoding NUDIX domain-containing protein — translated: MRGDGNGWAAGPGESQLWGRFGAAGLFLIAAAGPTPRVLMQHRALWTASGGTWALPGGARDSQESAAQAALREAREETAIDCAAVRVRDELVTAGPFAADPARPHLAGQWTYTTVLATTVGGGELPTRANEESLELRWVPLDRVRQLDLLPAFARSLDRVERRVRALV